The genomic region TATATTTTTTATCATTTCAATTAATGTACTTTTACCTGCCCCGCTATCCCCTGATATACCAATAGAAAATGATTTATTTTTTCTTCTATAAAACAAACTTTCTGCAATTCCCAATTGATACATCATATAGCTTACATATGTCAATACAGCAGTTAACATTGTAAATATAATATTTATAATTAGAGTATTATTTATTTTTAAAAAATTTAAATTATAATTCAAAAAATATAAATCTGTGTGCATTGTTCTATGTGCAAATATAAAATATATTCCATATAATATATTTAAAAATAAATAAATATAGATATTTACATATTTATCCATACTGATATTTACAAAAAATATTGTAATAAAAGGCACAATCCATATATACCATCCTGGCATAGGAAGAACCAATATCAAAAATATAGAAAATAATACTCCACAAAAACTATACAATAAATTTTTATTTATCTTTTTTAAACTGAAAGCTTTTAAATAAACGCACATAATTGCTAATATCGATAAGTATATTCTATTATTTTGGTATTGCAAAAATATACTAGTTACACCTTTTTGTTCTTTATTCATTATAACCATTTTCATAAAATTATTCTCTGTATCAAAAAATGGTAAAATTATTAATACCGTTAATAGAAAAGATACACCTATAGATTTTGTTGCCTCAATAAAACCGTCTTTTTTGTATATATAGAGATATAGTAGTGGAATAATTGCTAATATATGAAGTTTTGAAGACAATGCTAAAGCCAGCATTATAGAAAAAATAGTATTATTTCGTCTATTTATTAAAAAATATAAAGAACCTAATAAAAATACTGTCGGAATTATATCCAACTGGCTATGCATATACGAAGCATAAAATATAATCGGTGAAGCAAAATATAACACTCCTATATATTTTTTTCTATTTGGAAACATTTTTATAAAAAAATATAATCCTAATAAATCAAATATGAGAATGGGTATTTTAAATAAAATATTTTTTATAAAAATATTTTTTATTCCTATAGACATAATTCCTCCTGCCAGTTCTATAAAAAACATAACTGGAGGATAAGGAAATAAAGTTGTTTCATTTTTAAAAATAGAGTATGGATTTACGAATCTTCCATTCGTAGATTCATTAATAAAACCATATATAAATTTCATAAATAAATTATTTTGATAATCTGATGAAAAAAGTCCCATTG from Leptotrichia hongkongensis harbors:
- a CDS encoding uridine kinase, translated to MKKIKKFEIFIIVVLILKIIAMGLFSSDYQNNLFMKFIYGFINESTNGRFVNPYSIFKNETTLFPYPPVMFFIELAGGIMSIGIKNIFIKNILFKIPILIFDLLGLYFFIKMFPNRKKYIGVLYFASPIIFYASYMHSQLDIIPTVFLLGSLYFLINRRNNTIFSIMLALALSSKLHILAIIPLLYLYIYKKDGFIEATKSIGVSFLLTVLIILPFFDTENNFMKMVIMNKEQKGVTSIFLQYQNNRIYLSILAIMCVYLKAFSLKKINKNLLYSFCGVLFSIFLILVLPMPGWYIWIVPFITIFFVNISMDKYVNIYIYLFLNILYGIYFIFAHRTMHTDLYFLNYNLNFLKINNTLIINIIFTMLTAVLTYVSYMMYQLGIAESLFYRRKNKSFSIGISGDSGAGKSTLIEMIKNIFGEKNILFLEGDGDHKWERGNEMWKQITALNPKANYIHKQADDLNNLRRSQNVFRVEYDHDTGKFTESSKVKSKPYIVLCGLHALYLPKMRKNLDLKIYMDVDEKLRRYWKIQRDTYHRGYSKEKVLESIEQRMPDAIKYIYPQKKYADILIKYFDKTLTDYTVKNHNVKLDLEITLNADINLDNFIFELRQLDIVVNHDYKDDLTKQVVIFSSENLNDKIINFSNIAERIIPNLDEILNKDLSYVNNLNGIIEMIILISISYKMREEGIN